One window from the genome of Epinephelus moara isolate mb chromosome 5, YSFRI_EMoa_1.0, whole genome shotgun sequence encodes:
- the LOC126390637 gene encoding serine hydrolase-like protein has protein sequence MMQALKGVRHLQSSAIKQAVSELSFPVPWGEIKGKVWGPDHGRPVLCLHGWADNCGTFNTLIPLLPKECRYVAVDLSGHGWSSHRPPGVFYNFPGYLLDVRRVIDALQWSKFSIIGHSMGGNIAGMFSSLYPEMVDALVLLDSYGFLPTDPKEMLEVMRQGTDQMIEYEKMTREKTRRVYTYENAVERLLAANPTLSEHSVRILLERGIVEVEGGVAFTRDFRINLKNTSRISFEQALELQSGIQAPVLVVIAEDGFEKLFVKPEHRPFTSAILQAYRDRNHSVVVTIPGDHHIHLNNPEVVAPLVSDFLLTKLLKQTAKQTEKQASVS, from the exons ATGATGCAGGCTTTGAAAGGCGTCAGACATCTTCAGTCCAGTGCTATAAAACAAGCAG TTTCAGAGCTCTCCTTCCCGGTGCCATGGGGAGAAATCAAAGGGAAAGTCTGGGGTCCTGATCACGGTCGGCCTGTGCTGTGCCTGCACGGATGGGCTGACAACTGTGGCACATTCAACACCCTCATTCCCCTGCTACCCAAAG AGTGCAGATACGTGGCAGTGGACCTGTCAGGTCACGGTTGGTCGTCGCATCGTCCTCCTGGAGTTTTCTACAATTTTCCTGGGTATCTGCTGGATGTACGCAGGGTCATTGACG CTCTGCAGTGGAGCAAATTCTCCATCATAGGCCACAGCATGG GTGGTAACATTGCTGGAATG TTCAGTTCACTGTATCCTGAGATGGTGGATGCTCTTGTTTTGCTGGACTCATATGGATTCTTACCCACAGATCCG AAAGAAATGCTTGAAGTAATGAGGCAGGGGACGGATCAGATGATTGAGTATGAAAAAATGACGAGAGAGAAGACGAGGAGAGTCTACACTTATGAAAATGCAGTAGAGAG GCTGTTGGCTGCAAACCCAACTCTGTCTGAACACTCTGTGCGCATCCTTTTAGAGCGAGGTATAGTTGAAGTTGAAGGAG GTGTGGCCTTTACCAGAGACTTTCGGATTAATCTG aaaaatacaTCGCGCATCAGTTTTGAGCAGGCTCTGGAATTGCAGTCGGGGATACAAGCCCCCGTTTTAGTTGTTAT AGCAGAGGACGGCTTTGAGAAACTATTTGTGAAACCAGAGCATAGACCATTTACATCAGCAATTCTCCAGGCCTATAGGGACAgaaat caCTCGGTGGTGGTGACGATACCAGGCGATCATCACATCCATCTGAATAACCCTGAAGTCGTTGCTCCACTTGTGTCTGACTTCCTGCTGACCAAACTGTTGAAACAGACAgctaaacaaacagaaaaacaggccTCAGTGTCatag
- the LOC126390899 gene encoding myoglobin-like, which produces MADYDVVLKCWSAVEADYSGIGNLVLRRLFKEFPQSLNHFPKFDGMSQADLASNGDLTAQGVTVLTKLGEVLKTRGNHGEIIKNLSKTHANQHKVPIGHFKVIAEILGKVMEEKAGLDGPGQQALKRLMTAIIADIEANYKELGFSG; this is translated from the exons ATGGCTGATTATGACGTTGTGCTCAAGTGCTGGTCTGCAGTGGAGGCAGACTACAGTGGCATTGGGAACCTGGTTTTGAGGCG TTTATTCAAAGAGTTCCCACAAAGCCTGAATCATTTCCCCAAGTTTGATGGCATGTCCCAGGCTGACCTGGCTAGTAATGGAGATCTCACTGCCCAGGGTGTCACTGTGCTGACGAAACTGGGTGAGGTGCTGAAGACCAGAGGCAACCACGGTGAAATTATTAAAAATCTGTCCAAAACTCATGCCAATCAGCACAAGGTCCCCATTGGTCACTTCAAG GTGATAGCAGAGATTCTTGGTAAAGTCATGGAGGAGAAGGCAGGACTCGATGGTCCCGGGCAGCAAGCCCTGAAGAGACTGATGACTGCTATCATCGCTGATATTGAGGCCAACTACAAAGAGCTTGGCTTCAGCGGGTGA